The genomic region ATCGGATGAACTGCCAAAGAATCTACGGTCAGATCTTCCTCTGCCCGAGCGTCTACGAAAGTCCGATCTTTGAAAACGCTGTCTTCTATAAGGCCGAAATCCCCTTGACTGGACTCTACGCTTTGATAGAGGAAAATCCAGAGCCTTATTAGCTTTGAGAAGACTGTCCAGCTCAAAGTCAAATAATCTGCCAGGTTCAAACAGAAGAGAACATAGATTATTCTTGGAGGAGATGTCACCAGACCATAACTTCAACCAGATCGACCTTCTAATGGAGTTTGAGAGTGCCATATTCTTTGCTAGGCCTCTTAAAGTATCCACTGGGAAGCCGCAGAGAAACTCGGCCGCCAGCTTTAAGGTTCACagacacggacatgtgaatgaggcttaagcaTGTGTGCCCTGTGCCTGTGCTGTGCACAGAAAAAATCGTGGCCCGCAATGCATGGGTATCGACTGAGTGGACGCCGTttgcggatgcggacctattcacttgaatgggtctgcgatctgcaagaTGCGTTCCGCACAGCAAACAAATTGaacatttttttgcggtgcagatgcACGTACCAAAATCCCACAGAAGCTCTTCgtagtgtttccgtgggcttccgctccgtatcttgcggattgtggacccatttaagagaatgggtccccatccgtgatacagagtgcacacggccggtgcccatatattgaGGACCCGCTGTTTGAGGAACACActatcatgtgcatgaggcatcCCATGTATAAATTAATTAATTGTAATTTGAAAATGCTTAGTTATGTACTGAAAATCGTGTATATATGTACATAACTGCAGTGACAGCTCTCCAGAATACCACTTATTAGGCTGGATTAGCACAATCTTCTTTTCTGCGTTTTTGCTGTTTTTTGAGCAGCGCTCACCTGCTGTAATCACCTAGGAAGCATCTGTTTATAGCAAATTAAGCAATCCACTACtgacaaagtacttttttcaagGTGTCACCTTCCCCCCtttaggcatttctataaggcctcttgcacatgaacgttctttttcccgtttacgttccgtttttttgcgttacgtatacggaaccattcatttcaacggatccgcaaaaaataaacggaaggtactccgtatgccttccatttctgtatttctgttccgttcaaacatagaacatgtcctatgaggcgtcttgcacacgaacgtttttcttttccgtttccattccgttttttgcgttccatatacggaccgtattcaTTTAAATGGATCTGCAagttactccgtatgccttctgtttccgtatttccgttccgcataacggacaaggatagtactgttctattaggggccagctgttccgttccgcaaaaaatggaatgcacacggatgtcatccgaaTTTtctcaaaatacagaaaaagacattcggtcgtgtgcaagaggcctacgaGTTgaaaaacagctaaaaaaaacaCCTGTTTAGGCCTCTGTGCACctcgttgctgtattgcggaccgcatttgcggatccgcaatacacgggtgtcgttccgtgggcattccgcatcacggaggcggacccatttacttcaatgggtctgcaaatccggagatgcagaatggtgcggaacggaagcacgaaaccgaaccctatggaagcactacggagtgcttccgtggggggttcgtcccgtacttccgtttccgcaaaaagatagcacatgtcctatctttttgcggaacggccagatcgcggacccattatagtgaatcggtccgcgatccgctgcggctgccccacggacagtgttcgtgcattgcggcccgcatttttcCTGCCGCAGCGCGACCAcgaggcgcacacgttcgtgtgcaggaggccttaaagtaAACAAGCTTAAAAAAAGGTAAACATATATAGCATttttacaaaaaactaaaaaaacaacagTGTGAAGGAAGCCTAAAGAAGACCACCCATTTGAAAAGTAACCAGATTCCGATGtatgggggaggggcagaggttgcAGCCAAACCCGGACCTTAGAAACACTGCAATATTAGAGGACAACTACAGTCCTATGATTGACATGTAATAGTTTTGGGGTCTGTGATAGATAATGCATCATGGTCCAAATACTGTATATTTCTTGTTGtaatgatattattattattattatttattattattattatttattattattatttgtattgatACGTGAATGgccagataataataataataataataatatctggCCATTCACGTattaatacaaataataataataatatttgtatTGATACGTGAATGGCCAGCTTTTAACTGTGTATTCCAGACATTTTTTTATGTTGCTTTCCTTATATTTTAGCAATCTGATCGGTGTAATGCAATGTTGTAAAAGGTAAGTCCTCACAAATGCTACAGTGGTTAGTAGGAGACGATCCTGCGATCTGCTACATGTATCCCAATGTGTGAAGAGGATGCAGGATGATGTCAGCCTGCAGCAGACCGTCCCCTTGGCTGACCGCTCAGGTGATTGGAGACTGCAGCCGCCTGTCATTGGTGCACAGATCTCCATAGCTACATCTGTGTTCAAACACTGCGCACTGCTACTCCATACGACTCCCATCCAGCTAGGAGGAAAATCTGGTAGGTGTTCATTTTATTGCAGGTTCTGCTCCGGTATTGCATGAATCTCATAAAAAGAATAATTTCTTTGCTTGTATTTTAACTAGGCGACACACTacagaatgtagcagagctgagatagcTCTTTTTCATGCCAGTGCCAGTGTGTCATCTGCGACTTTATCATTTCTGTCTCAATGAGTGTTACAATGTGCGTGATGCAGTTGCGTAGAGTAAGATGACAAATTCATCTCTGCTGCTTGTGCATTGCACCCAGAAGCCAAGGCTAAATCACGGCATTGCCTTCAGACACAAAAGGAAATATCGCTTTGTGGACCTCCAGGTCTATACGGTGCAAGGCTAGCAACCAGTCTGGGGTAAAGCAAATGGCACATGTTAGTGAGAAGGGTGATATGGGCGTAAGATTATAttacagtttatatatatatatatatatgcatttgcatgttaagggaatctgtcaccaacgCAGCTGACATGAGAGATGTGCATGCTTTTCAGCAGAATCTAATGGTCTTGGTCCCATCTCGGTACATGCCCCCAATGTGCATAAAAATAAGCCTTTTCATTTTATACAAATGTGCCCCTAGGTGCAACGAGGGCTTTGCTGTTGCACTTAGGCTCTGCTCATTTTCTTTCCTGACTGTGCCTCACCACTTTGTCTGTCTGACAGAGCAGGCAGTGTAGCCGCGAAGCAGCGCATTCAGCATACATAGCTGGAGATTGCCGGGCAGATAGAATTTGTCTGCACATGTGCTCATCAATCTCCAGTCATGTACTGCGCATGTGCTGAACGCGCTGCTGAGAGACTTCAGGCCCAGGGGTGAGTACGTttgcactgcctggccctgtcagtcaaagcgGTGGGGGAGTGGCCAGAAAAGATGAGCCTCGGTGCAATGGCAACACCCTAGTtgcacctaggggctcatttcCATAAAATTAAAaggcttattttttggggggaaattgagGGCATGTATCAAGATATGACTAAGACCATTAAATTCTGCTCCCAAGTGCACATTTTATTGCAAGGTATGGGGTAACAGATTCCCTCGGAACCAAGAGAAGGGGCAGATTGAGGGGAGAAGTTAATTCATAACTAATAAAATAACAAACTATCACACGAGAATCAAGTGAGGAAAAGGTCAAATAAAATTGGCTTTCTAACGGtaggaacaaaaaaataaataaaaataaaatctcaattTCATTGTGGAAGCTGAAGGTAGAAGGTGTTCAAGATAACTTCACAACATGTCCCTCCACCCAAAGTGAACCCCCTAGAACTGTGACGTCCCGGCCTTACTTGATTTCAAAGAGATAGGCTTGAGGGCATAAGTGAGTGTTGGGGGGGGCACCTCTTGATTTCACCATGGAGACCCTTCTTGCACCTACACCCCTTCTGCCTATATACCCTTGTAGAAATGAGTTTGGGTTTTATACGTATTAGATATATAAGCTACTATCTGGTGAAATCAGGTAAACCGAGGAATGACGAACACATTTCTGTATTTTGGGTGGTTACCCTTTACAGTAGACATATAAAAATCCAAACTTCTTGTCTTATAACAGCGCAACATGGATTCCGAGGAAATGTACATTGCGGCACTTAAAGAAAAAGCCTGTGAACTGGTAGAAACTGCCATGAGAAATGCCCAGGACAGCCTGAGAAGCCTACACACGGGGCTAGgagaggaaagggttaaaggtaacGTGAAAATGCACATTTCACCTGCACATAAGACTTCGGTATGTCAGGGCAGTAACACCTTATAACGTACACAAAATGTCTTGTTTTAGAGCAGGAACATGACGTGAAGAACATCCCATGGCTCTCGTGTCAGGACTTCACTGTGGAGCTGGGCAAGAAGCAAATAGAAGAATATGTCTTGGTAAGATTAGACAATGCAGGATGTACCGTATGAAGACACGTTAAGGATAAGCAAGGTTTCTGTACGCTAggagtagattttttttttatgcaaaaggaATGGGAAATATAATGATGGGATCTACATTTTGTGAGGTTAGGAGATCTACAGGAGGACCAGGGACAGGTACACATGTGGTGTGCTTTACAAAACCCCTTTGGAGGTCGTCCAAAACAGCAATTCATGTCCAGTAGTGTGAAAGCGTAAAATAAAGCAAATCACCAATATTCTCTCATTTCAAAACTGCACGGATTGCCCGACTGCCGCAGTAGTCACTTAAACGTGGCAGTTCTGAGTTTTTCCTATAAGATGTAATGTGTCATCACAGCCTCTCGTGGCCGGGAGCTCTTCCCTGAGGGTCGGCGTGGTGGGGCCGGCTGTCTGGGACAGTTCATTTCCTACACCAGACCCTTTCTCCATCACAACTATCTTTTGGAAAACtccattaaagggggtttctaggGTAACCAtgtcaggataaggcctcatgcacacgaccgttgttttggtccgcatccgagccgcagttttggcagctcagatacggacccattcacttcaatggggacgcaaaagatgcggacagcactccatgtactgtccacatctgttgctccgttccgtggccccgcaaaaaaaatataacctgtcctattcttggccgcgctttgcggacaagaataggcagttatatttaagggtgtccgtgccgttccgcaaattgcggaatgcacacggacgccgtccgtgttttgcggaacgcaaaaacagaatggccgtgtgcatgaggcctaaggcgacTACTATTACACACAAACAGGTAATAGTGCAACCCTAAAACTTCCCAAAGTCACTATCcttacctacttgcacggtcacCCTAGGCAGTGACCCCACAACTGGGCAGCAGTCCTTATGCTGAAATACATGCACAGGCAAAGCGCAAATAGggaacaacaaacagacaaacaatCAAAGAGCAGTCGTACAGTAAAGGAAGCGAATGAGAAAAGCAACATGCCAAAAAGTCTAAACCAAGAGATCAAAACACTACCAAATTGCCAAAAGCCAAAACGTAGTCACTATACCAGTCCAGAAATCCATAAACCGGCGGAGCCTTCAAATACCACAAGAGAACAGCGGgggagccagaggacaagaaATTTAGGCAGCGCCGGCCGTGGGAATCATGATAAACTATGTTTTTTAATAATTCATGTAGTTGTACCTCATGTACATCATTTTCATACTTTTTGTTTCAGTTTGGACTCCCCAACCCGTTTTTACCATGTAATAAATCATTCTGGTTTGCTTCCATCCTGTATGTGCAGTGCCCAAAAGCCctgcgtctggggtatcccttgccccttaggaggtttctacaaaatatgtccctcttatagagcaagtagtcgtgacaccagttgcagttaagcaacaaggacatggagtcccctttaagTATGGTAGTGTTGATACCcagggtaggaatgccagagtgatgTAGGTGGGTCTACAATGTCCctgaaggtgttgtatgcacgtgtcacggtgctcctacctggatatccttggatcccagacgtggtcgGGCGAAGCGGTGCACAAAGGGATGAATAACTGGGATGATGAaggaagtagaataaatggagtccagacttgtagtaacgttgataacagctttactttgcataaacagtaatcctgatccgtctgacaaatgccatcagtttgcatgcgttttgacggatccggcaggcagttctggcgacggaactgcctcccggaatcctctgccgcaagtgtgaaagtacccttaagaaaTCTGTATGCCTTGAAAGTAATACTTAAGTCATGTGTTGTGGACAGACATGGGAATTCCACGAGAGCTGGTTGTACTGCACAGATTTCCTGAGAGAAGAAGAGACAGAGTTCAGTAAGCTGTTCCATTATAGGATGAGATGGAGCATCCCAACCTGTAGGAAGCCAATTCCCAGGGCGACGGCCTGCATCTACTTTACTGTAAAGATCTCCAAAATTAAACCTCCCGTAAGTATCAGTCTGCTGCTAAACCATTTGTGATCATAGAAGTAAAAGCTGCATATACTGATCTATGGCTAGTCCTCCTGTCCTCctcacacatgcatgctcggctcagGGAAGCATGCACCTGTTCTCAATCAGGAATGGGGGGTAAGCTAATGCCAGATCGTTTTCGTGGTCGCTTATCTCCCATAAGCATCAGACATGTTCAAATTCATCATTTTTCCCGACACCGACCAACGTTTTTTGGCCTGATATAGAATACACAATATAGGGTCAAGCAGTCCCGCcaaccttaaaggggctgtctcccttcagcaaatggcatttatcatgtagaggaagataacacaagacacttactaatgtaatgtgattgtccatattgcttccttggctggctggattcattttcccatctcattatacactgcttgtattcatggttacgaccaccctgcaatccagcagtggcccTGCTTGCACGCGATAGAAAAAAGCGCTATACTATCTGCACTCCCACAATATCGGCCACCAGCGAGGCTGccgcttttttcctatagtgtacaagcacgaccactgctgctggattacaggatgGAAGTATCTTAtgttgagcaaagcgagcttcggatcatagcgacccatctccgtacagcattcaaatgtatgggtttTGGAGAGGAGAAAACCGCTAAGTTTGAAGTCTCATGAGACCTCAGTGACTTCGGATTGCAGTTTTAAAATGcctttcaagttataaaattcaaTACCaaatgtccgcatccgttgttccgttcggCAGCCCCCAAGAAATATAaagcatgtcctaatcttgtccgcaatcgtggacaagaataggctactttcacactgccgcttctgggtccgcctgtgagatccgtttgaatGCCCCAAactgatccgtacagccccaatgctatctgaatggataaggatccgttcagaatgcatcagtttggctccgttcctcctccattccgctctagaggcggacaccaaaacgctgcttgcagcgttttggtgtccgcctggcggtgcggagacaaacggatccgtcctgacttacaatgtaagtcaatggggacggatccgtttacattgacacaatattggtgcaattgtaaacggacccgtccaccattgactttcaatgtaaagtcaggacggatccgtttgacttacacttagacttctTTTTACTaagtgtatgcagacggatccgtactgaaggGCTACCatagtttgcatttataggtgcggatccgtctgtgcagataccagacggatccgcacctattgcaggtgtgaaagtagccataggtgTGACACTCATACAACATACCGCCACCATTACAAAAGGGGCCCTGGCCGTTGCCGCTGCATtgtataggcatttctataatgggcccccGTTCtgctccgcaaattgcggaacacacacgggcaACATCTGTAGTTTTGCTGATCCGCTATTTGTGGGCCGCAAAATACAATGCGGTCTTGTGAATGCGCCCTAAGTCTAAGGTGTATGGCCACCGTCACTCCAGTTCCTGAAGCAGAACAATAGGCGCTGTCTACTTTCTAAGATGGCTCGCAATTTATTTTGTCTTTGACTATTCACGTTTCCTTTGTTTTTCAGACTTTACCAGTTGAAGTTTTCTTTGTCTTCGAATCCAACAGACTTGTTCACAGGTATAAAACAAAGAATTGTCCCTTGTTGCGGAATCTGCTCATGAATCACATTAGTTATAAAGCTAGGAGCATGGTTTGATCATCCATCAAAATGACCAACCGCAGTACATTTCTGA from Bufo gargarizans isolate SCDJY-AF-19 chromosome 9, ASM1485885v1, whole genome shotgun sequence harbors:
- the AKAP14 gene encoding A-kinase anchor protein 14, which gives rise to MDSEEMYIAALKEKACELVETAMRNAQDSLRSLHTGLGEERVKEQEHDVKNIPWLSCQDFTVELGKKQIEEYVLTWEFHESWLYCTDFLREEETEFSKLFHYRMRWSIPTCRKPIPRATACIYFTVKISKIKPPTLPVEVFFVFESNRLVHRPGETRFREKWLKDIIESKLIMINSITF